The following proteins are co-located in the Vigna unguiculata cultivar IT97K-499-35 chromosome 9, ASM411807v1, whole genome shotgun sequence genome:
- the LOC114163957 gene encoding DDT domain-containing protein DDR4-like — MSQGSPPQDSKEPSPDLHKEEATTNTAATAAADAAPPAPTRNRPSRACTIRTAARLYSASQPARPKAAKREPRREESPQPPSPQPQQCSKIVTPLVEPPTPAQLPRYNLRCMWELASILNFFNLFRHLLNISVEFSAEEFETALLTPNDTLSDIHMPLLKAIPPITRMALSRDTWITVLCRKLRDWWHWVADGDLPIVASHGAEIEVYKSLDPGVRVVILKALCDIRVEQEDIRSYIDSSIKHGIPLSTFRKERIGGDSHGVSYWYEDDQNIGQRLYREIRKTEVVQMKKGKPRGSQVFSNTTYQWETVATNFDEFLDVSEKLFTSKNRTEVSVGKKVKIDMLPEIEKVHKRKEKLMKKQHRQALLLDNFLGVDGLALGRSLRDRKPVTYTFDDYDRSINEAIKITKRKPPSPEAIPRREPGSKPEALSNGKWSGPSPSHDPQDLNFGTLSPKSPDFDDMEEDNQADILDLDRSNRRRQKPKRYSEKEFVEALSDNEADYDSDDDIVGEAVYSEEYLQKRKQRRKASSSSGSEGDEEYNWNEDNVEDEEEDDEDSMSVSEESDKPRKFKRLAGRTRRETKLRSVGEIQSGLRRSKRATQKRINYRQLEMSDSETEFVKPDKSNASDDHSDPSEENGDYMMESEDSDGNDDEEQETKDVEPVTYHPAEGNNNQYPAVEENDEQSKIQPPEKSSSPGQEEVEGTTKRRFLDLNELAPSSGFDDAPNTTTTKDEGNDDL, encoded by the exons ATGTCCCAAGGATCTCCCCCGCAGGACAGCAAAGAACCCTCGCCCGATTTGCACAAGGAGGAAGCAACCACCAACACCGCCGCTACTGCTGCCGCTGATGCTGCTCCTCCCGCCCCCACCCGGAACCGTCCCTCTCGCGCCTGTACCATTCGTACGGCTGCACGCCTCTACTCCGCGTCGCAGCCAGCAAGGCCAAAGGCTGCAAAGAGGGAGCCTCGCCGCGAGGAGTCGCCCCAGCCTCCGTCGCCACAGCCGCAGCAATGCAGCAAGATCGTGACGCCGTTGGTGGAACCGCCCACGCCTGCACAGTTGCCGCGTTACAACCTCCGGTGCATGTGGGAATTGGCTTCaatactcaatttttttaat CTTTTTAGGCATCTTTTGAATATTTCAGTAGAATTCTCGGCTGAAGAGTTTGAGACGGCTTTGCTCACTCCCAATGACACATTGAGTGATATACATATGCCTTTGCTAAAG GCCATTCCTCCCATTACACGAATGGCACTCTCACGTGATACTTGGATAACGGTATTATGCAGAAAGTTAAGAGATTGGTGGCACTGg GTTGCGGATGGGGATCTTCCTATTGTTGCTTCACATGG AGCGGAGATTGAAGTATATAAATCACTTGATCCAGGGGTTCGTGTGGTCATCTTAAAAGCATTATGTGACATTCGAGTTGAG CAAGAAGATATCAGGAGTTACATTGACAGCTCAATCAAGCATGGCATTCCACTTTCAACATTTCGCAAGGAGCGTATTGGTGGTGATTCACATGGAGTTTCTTATTG GTATGAAGATGACCAAAATATTGGTCAGAGGTTGTATCGGGAGATAAGGAAAACTGAGGTGGTTCAAATGAAGAAAGGGAAACCAAGAGGTTCCCAGGTTTTTTCTAATACAACCTACCAGTGGGAAACAGTTGCTACCAATTTTGATGAATTTCTGGATGTTTCT GAGAAGCTTTTCACAAGTAAAAACAGAACGGAGGTTTCTGTGGGGAAGAAGGTGAAGATAGACATGCTTCCTGAAATTGAGAAGGTTCACAAG AGAAAGgagaaattgatgaaaaaacaACACAGACAAGCTCTTCTTCTTGATAATTTCTTAGGTGTTGATGGGCTTGCCCTAGGGCGTTCACTTCGTGATAGGAAACCTGTTACCTACACTTTCG ATGATTATGATCGGTCCATCAATGAGGCAATTAAGATAACCAA ACGGAAACCACCGTCCCCAGAAGCTATACCAAGAAGAGAACCAGGATCAAAACCCGAAGCTTTATCCAATGGTAAATGGAGTGGTCCTTCCCCTTCGCATGACCCTCAAGATCTCAATTTTGGCACGCTatctccaaaatcaccagactTCGATGATATGGAGGAAGATAATCAAGCTGACATACTGGACTTGGATCGAAG cAATCGACGAAGACAGAAGCCTAAACGGTATTCAGAGAAAGAGTTTGTTGAAGCTTTGTCAGATAATGAGGCTGACTATGACAGTGATGATGATATCGTGGGAGAAGCAGTGTATTCTGAAGAGTATCTTCAGAAACGCAAGCAGAGAAGGAAGGCTTCTAGTAGCTCTGGCTCTGAAGGAGATGAAGAATATAATTGGAATGAAGATAAtgttgaagatgaagaagaagatgatgaagattCCATGAGTGTCAGTGAGGAGAGTGACAAGCCCCGGAAATTCAAGCGACTGGCAGGCCGGACTAGGAGGGAAACAAAACTCAGGTCTGTGGGTGAGATTCAATCAGGTCTAAGACGCAGTAAGAGGGCAACACAAAAACGTATAAATTACCGGCAGTTAGAGATGTCTGATTCAGAAACCGAGTTCGTTAAACCTGACAAGTCTAATGCATCAGATGATCACTCAGATCCTTCTGAGGAGAATGGAGATTACATGATGGAAAGTGAAGATTCAGATGGCAATGACGATGAAGAACAAGAAACTAAAGATGTGGAGCCTGTTACTTACCACCCTGCCGAAGGGAACAACAACCAATATCCTGCTGTAGAGGAGAATGATGAACAAAGCAAAATCCAGCCTCCTGAAAAATCTAGTAGTCCAGGTCAGGAGGAAGTTGAAGGCACCACAAAGCGACGCTTCCTTGATTTGAATGAGCTTGCCCCTAGCTCAGGTTTTGATGATGCTCCGAATACAACAACAACCAAAGATGAAGGCAATGATGATTTGTGA
- the LOC114163938 gene encoding HIPL1 protein, which yields MKSVLSISFFFCCFLLLLDSSISLPLCVDSRAPLTLNQTLEFCPYNGSSCCNSTEDAQIEKQFQVNNVSDPACASVLKSILCARCDPFSAELFTVQSSARSVPVLCNSTVPANSSQSKTQVEDFCSEVWNTCKDVPIVNSPFSPSLQGQAGAPAHANATKLTDLWQSKTDFCTSFGGASDNSSVCFEGEPVSLNKTETSITPPHGLCLEKIGNGSYLNMVPHPDGSNRAFFSNQMGKVWLATLPEEGSGGTYELDESSPFVDLTDQVYVDTQFGMMGMAFHPDFAKNGRFFASFTCDKSKWSGCNGRCSCNSDVNCDPSKLETDHGAQPCQYQTVIAEYSANSTGSQPSSVASAKPTEVRRIFTMGLPFSSQHGGQILFGPDDGYLYLMMGYGGGQGDPYNFAQNKKSLLGKIMRFDIDNIPSAAEISRLGLWGNYSIPNDNPFSEDNDLQPEIWALGMRNPWRCSFDAERPSYFLCADVGQDLYEEVDLITKGGNYGWRVYEGPYLFQPTQSPGGNTSVNSINPIFPVMGYNHSELNKNEGSASITGGYVYRSTTDPCMTGRYLYGDLYAGAIWAATENPENSGNFSTSRISFSCARDSPIQCQSSPGNSLPALGYIFSFGEDNNKDVYVLASTGVYRVVRPSRCSYACSQEKATTTTTPTPSPSPSHASRWSVFSQYLLLQCSFLLLILLDFM from the exons ATGAAGAGTGTTCTTTCCATCAGCTTCTTCTTTTGTTGCTTCCTGCTGCTCTTGGATTCTTCAATTTCACTCCCTCTGTGTGTTGATTCCA GAGCACCCTTGACCCTGAACCAGACACTTGAGTTTTGTCCCTACAATGGAAGCTCATGTTGCAACTCCACAGAAGATGCACAGATAGAGAAGCAATTCCAAGTGAACAACGTATCTGATCCTGCCTGTGCCTCAGTTTTGAAATCAATACTCTGTGCG AGGTGCGACCCGTTTTCAGCGGAGCTATTTACTGTTCAGTCCTCAGCTAGATCAGTTCCTGTGCTTTGCAATTCCACTGTCCCAGCAAATTCTTCTCAGTCAAAGACACAAGTGGAAGATTTCTGTTCTGAAGTATGGAACACATGCAAAGATGTACCCATAGTGAATTCTCCATTTTCCCCTTCATTACAAGGTCAAGCAGGAGCACCAGCTCACGCCAATGCTACCAAACTCACTGATTTGTGGCAGTCCAAAACAGACTTCTGCACTTCATTTGGTGGAGCATCTGATAATTCATCAGTATGCTTTGAAGGAGAACCTGTTTCACTGAATAAAACTGAGACCTCTATAACTCCTCCTCATGGCTTGTGCCTCGAGAAAATTGGTAATGGATCTTATCTCAACATGGTGCCTCATCCTGATGGCTCTAACCGGGCATTCTTCTCTAACCAAATGGGCAAGGTTTGGCTGGCAACTCTTCCGGAAGAGGGATCGGGAGGAACATATGAACTTGATGAATCAAGTCCTTTTGTTGATCTAACTGATCAAGTTTACGTTGATACTCAATTTGGAATGATGGGCATGGCGTTTCACCCAGATTTTGCTAAAAATGGACGATTCTTTGCTTCATTTACATGTGATAAGTCCAAGTGGTCTGGATGTAATGGAAGATGTTCTTGTAATTCAGATGTTAATTGTGACCCATCGAAGTTAGAAACTGATCATGGTGCCCAACCATGCCAGTATCAAACTGTTATTGCAGAGTATTCTGCTAATAGCACTGGATCTCAGCCTTCCTCG GTGGCAAGTGCTAAACCAACTGAGGTGAGAAGAATATTTACCATGGGGCTCCCGTTTTCATCTCAACATGGTGGTCAAATACTCTTTGGACCAGATGATGGATACTTATACTTAATGATGGGATATGGAGGGGGTCAAGGTGATCCTTATAATTTTGCACAAAACAAGAAATCATTGCTTGGAAAGATTATGAGGTTTGATATCGACAACATCCCAA GTGCAGCAGAAATTAGCAGACTTGGACTTTGGGGTAACTATTCCATTCCAAATGACAATCCATTTAGCGAAGATAATGATCTGCAGCCTGAAATATGGGCCTTGGGAATGAGGAATCCTTGGCGCTGTAGTTTTGATGCAGAAAGACCTTCCTACTTCTTGTGTGCAGATGTTGGACAG GATCTTTATGAGGAGGTGGATCTCATCACAAAGGGTGGAAACTATGGATGGCGTGTATACGAGGGCCCTTATCTGTTCCAGCCTACACAATCACCTGGAGGAAATACTTCCGTGAATTCCATAAATCCAATTTTCCCAGTAATGGGATACAACCACTCTGAATTAAACAAGAATGAAGGATCAGCATCCATCACTGGAGGATATGTCTATCGATCTACCACTGATCCTTGCATGACTGGAAG GTACTTGTATGGAGATCTATACGCTGGTGCAATTTGGGCAGCCACAGAGAACCCAGAAAACAGTGGAAATTTCAGCACCAGCAGAATTTCTTTCAGTTGTGCACGTGATTCTCCTATACAGTGCCAGTCTTCACCTGGAAACTCTCTTCCTGCTTTAGGCTACATCTTCTCATTTGGTGAAGATAACAACAAAGATGTTTATGTCCTTGCAAGCACCGGCGTCTACCGAGTTGTTCGGCCAAGTCGTTGCAGTTATGCTTGCTCGCAGGAAAAGGCCACAACCACCACAACACCAacaccttctccttctccttcccATGCTTCACGTTGGAGTGTCTTCTCTCAGTATCTGCTTTTGCAATGTTCATTTTTGTTGCTGATTTTGTTGGATTTTATGTAG
- the LOC114162889 gene encoding protein NUCLEAR FUSION DEFECTIVE 4-like — MGWVANPWTAVAAAIWIQSSCGASYTFSIYSAVLKSTQGYDQSTLDTVSVFKDIGANFGVLSGLLYTAVVSYTHRSALPGSPSKSKWTSLSGPWVVLASGAVQFFAGYLFIWASVVGLISPPPVPVMSFFAWLAANGQTFLNTTNVVTGLRNFPGYSGTIIGIMKGFLGLSGAILIQIYHTFFDGEPSTFILMLALLPSLICVLFMFLLRIYEIHGSDYKKHLDSFSVVTVIIVAYLVFIIMLQNFVRLPYWGWMLEFVILVVLLASPFVIAIKAHWEESQNFPQSYTIESGSSTNKGTTSSSYSASGGDQVEYHELPSDEGQVQGTSDDELPQEEDKNLLQAICTLEFWMLFVIMISGLGSGLATINNMSQIGQSLGYSTIEITNMVSLWSMWNFLGRFGGGHISDYIMHRKGWPRPLLMTATLGMMVVGHLIIACGFRGNLYLGPVLVGIGYGAHWSLMPTITSEIFGVKHMGTIFNAIAAASPLGSYILSVKVVGYIYDKQADEDNFCFGIDCFMSSYFILAGVTFLTLLVALLLYFRTQSFYKQVVLRRLKHYAR, encoded by the exons ATGGGGTGGGTGGCGAATCCGTGGACGGCGGTCGCCGCCGCCATCTGGATCCAGTCGAGCTGCGGCGCATCCTACACCTTTAGCATTTACTCCGCCGTGCTGAAATCGACGCAGGGCTACGACCAATCCACCCTCGACACCGTCTCTGTTTTCAAGGACATCGGCGCTAACTTCGGCGTCCTGTCTGGCCTCCTCTACACCGCCGTCGTTTCCTACACCCATCGCTCCGCCCTTCCTGGCTCGCCTTCCAAGTCCAAATGGACCTCTCTTTCTGGGCCCTGGGTGGTCCTCGCTTCCGGCGCGGTTCAGTTCTTCGCGGGCTACCTTTTTATCTGGGCCTCCGTCGTGGGCCTTATAAGCCCTCCGCCCGTGCCCGTCATGAGCTTCTTCGCGTGGCTCGCGGCTAATGGCCAAACCTTCCTGAACACCACCAATGTCGTCACTGGCTTGCGCAACTTCCCTGGGTATAGCGGCACCATCATTGGGATCATGAAG GGCTTTCTCGGACTGAGTGGAGCTATCTTGATCCAAATTTACCACACGTTTTTCGATGGGGAGCCGTCAACGTTCATTTTGATGCTTGCTCTGTTACCTTCATTGATCTGCGTGTTGTTTATGTTCTTGTTGAGGATTTATGAAATTCATGGCAGTGATTACAAGAAGCATTTGGACAGTTTCTCTGTGGTTACTGTGATTATTGTTGCCTATCTGGTGTTCATTATAATGTTACAGAACTTCGTCCGTTTGCCATATTGGGGATGGATGTTAGAGTTTGTGATTCTCGTGGTTCTGCTAGCATCACCTTTTGTAATTGCTATCAAGGCCCATTGGGAGGAGTCACAGAATTTTCCACAGTCCTACACCATTGAGAGTGGTTCTTCTACAAATAAGGGTACTACGTCTTCCAGTTATTCTGCATCAGGGGGGGATCAAGTGGAGTACCATGAGTTGCCCAGTGATGAGGGGCAGGTACAAGGGACTTCAGATGACGAATTGCCCCAAGAAGAAGACAAGAACCTATTGCAAGCTATCTGCACGCTTGAATTTTGGATGTTGTTTGTGATCATGATATCTGGATTAGGCTCTGGGCTTGCAACTATCAATAACATGAGCCAAATAGGACAATCCCTTGGCTACAGTACCATTGAGATTACCAATATGGTATCACTATGGAGTATGTGGAACTTTCTAGGTCGTTTTGGAGGTGGCCATATATCTGATTATATCATGCACAGAAAAGGTTGGCCAAGGCCCCTGTTGATGACTGCAACACTGGGGATGATGGTTGTTGGGCATTTAATTATAGCGTGTGGTTTCCGCGGAAACTTGTATCTGGGTCCTGTTCTAGTGGGCATTGGCTATGGGGCACATTGGTCCTTGATGCCTACGATCACTTCGGAGATATTTGGTGTAAAGCATATGGGTACCATTTTCAATGCCATTGCTGCAGCAAGTCCACTTGGATCTTATATACTTTCTGTGAAAGTTGTTGGGTATATTTATGACAAGCAAGCCGATGAAGATAATTTTTGCTTTGGCATAGACTGTTTCATGTCTTCATATTTTATCCTGGCAGGCGTGACTTTTCTTACACTTTTGGTTGCTTTGCTATTATACTTCCGTACCCAAAGCTTTTATAAACAAGTTGTGCTTAGAAGATTGAAACATTATGCAAGATGA
- the LOC114162890 gene encoding protein NUCLEAR FUSION DEFECTIVE 4-like — translation MEFTNFKFYLNSKWVSTVASIWIQCTSGSLYTFSIYSQTLKSTQRYDQSTLDLVSVFKDVGVNAGVLSGLLYDFLARTTTTGPWIVHFLGSAQCFLGYFLMWAAVAGLFPPVPVPVMCLFMLVTAHGQSFFNTSNVVTGVHNFPHNSGTIVGIMKGFLGLSGAILIQVYKTLFNNNPISYLLMLALLPPINTLLLMWFVRIHNTRENEERKYLNIFSAMALVVAAYLMFVIILGNIFSLQSLVRIVILVVLVLLLASLLFIAFKAHEKSERSSENLLDERAQLIVEPEKVDASSDSSNNQRTSLQVGENLNLFQAVKTVNFWILFFSVACGMGSGLATVNNLGQIGESLGYTSHETGSLVSLWSIWNFLGRFGAGYVSDYYLHTRGWARPLFMVITLMVMSIGHVVIVSGLPGSLYAGSILVGICYGSQWSLMPTLTSEIFGVVNMGSIFNTISIASPVGSYIFSVRVVGYIYDREASGGNICIGTPCFMFSFLIMASATILGSLTALLLFFRTKDFYSQVILRRIQNIQ, via the exons ATGGAGTTTACGAACTTCAAATTCTACCTTAACTCGAAGTGGGTATCGACGGTGGCGAGCATATGGATTCAGTGCACCAGCGGCTCACTCTATACTTTCTCCATCTACTCCCAAACACTCAAGTCCACTCAGCGATACGACCAGTCAACACTCGACCTTGTCTCCGTCTTCAAGGATGTCGGAGTCAACGCCGGCGTTCTCTCCGGCCTCCTCTACGACTTCCTTGCCCGCACAACCACAACCGGTCCCTGGATCGTCCACTTCTTGGGCTCGGCCCAGTGCTTCTTGGGCTATTTCCTCATGTGGGCCGCTGTGGCCGGCCTCTTTCCGCCTGTACCCGTCCCCGTCATGTGCCTCTTCATGTTGGTGACAGCCCATGGACAGAGCTTCTTCAACACCTCCAACGTTGTCACCGGCGTCCATAATTTCCCTCACAACAGCGGCACCATTGTCGGCATTATGAAG GGATTTCTTGGTCTAAGTGGAGCAATATTAATTCAAGTGTATAAAACATTATTCAACAACAATCCTATTTCATATCTTCTGATGCTAGCACTCTTGCCACCGATAAATACTTTGCTGCTTATGTGGTTTGTGAGAATCCACAACACTCGTGAGAATGAAGAAAGGaagtatttgaatatattttctGCGATGGCTCTGGTTGTTGCTGCATACCTTATGTTTGTTATAATTCTAGGGAACATCTTTAGCCTGCAATCATTGGTGCGCATCGTTATACTTGTTGTTCTTGTGTTGTTGCTTGCCTCACTTCTCTTCATTGCATTTAAAGCACATGAAAAGAGTGAAAGAAGTTCAGAAAATCTGCTGGATGAAAGGGCACAACTAATTGTGGAGCCTGAAAAGGTGGATGCAAGCTCAGATTCTTCGAACAATCAAAGGACTAGTTTGCAAGTAGGAGAAAACCTGAATCTTTTCCAAGCAGTGAAAACTGTGAACttttggattttgtttttttctgttGCTTGTGGCATGGGATCAGGACTTGCAACTGTTAATAATTTGGGTCAAATAGGGGAATCTCTTGGTTACACAAGCCATGAGACAGGTTCCTTGGTTTCTTTGTGGAGCATTTGGAATTTTCTTGGTCGATTTGGAGCAGGTTATGTGTCAGATTATTATTTGCACACAAGAGGATGGGCAAGACCTTTATTCATGGTGATCACTTTAATGGTGATGAGCATTGGCCATGTGGTGATTGTTTCTGGACTTCCAGGTTCCCTATATGCTGGTTCAATTTTGGTGGGTATTTGTTATGGCTCTCAGTGGTCACTAATGCCCACTCTCACTTCTGAGATATTTGGTGTTGTGAATATGGGCAGCATATTCAACACCATTAGTATAGCAAGTCCTGTGGGTTCTTATATATTCTCTGTCAGAGTAGTTGGATATATATATGACAGAGAAGCATCGGGGGGAAACATATGCATTGGAACTccttgttttatgttttcatttctcATAATGGCTTCTGCCACTATTCTGGGTTCTCTAACTgcattacttttgttttttcggACCAAAGATTTCTATAGTCAGGTTATACTCAGAAGAATTCAAAATATTCAGTGA